The Chitinivorax sp. B genome window below encodes:
- a CDS encoding flagellar hook basal-body protein, whose protein sequence is MNDALTLTVQAMHTDLQRVEALSHNMSNATTPGYRRQVNVTRPFLEHMNPPEGTTRIQGSGPTVDLSIGAIKQTHRALDLAIQGSAFFVVQGPTDPAYTRQGDFQIDSQGRLATTSGYPVLGQQGEITVGSGAIEIDQHGLIKVDGRPIDTLRLVKFDSDIQMKSLGNNLLVPIKTAEPVDDKNVTILSGSLEAANVVPMREMVSLMETMRHFEASQRLVQAYDEAVGKSIQKLGEF, encoded by the coding sequence ATGAATGATGCACTGACCCTGACAGTCCAAGCCATGCATACTGATCTTCAGCGTGTCGAGGCTTTATCCCACAACATGTCAAACGCAACGACGCCAGGATATCGTCGTCAGGTTAATGTTACCCGACCGTTTCTTGAACACATGAACCCGCCAGAGGGCACTACTCGCATTCAAGGGAGTGGACCCACAGTTGATTTGAGCATCGGTGCCATCAAGCAAACCCATCGCGCGCTGGATCTCGCTATTCAAGGTAGCGCTTTTTTTGTAGTTCAAGGACCAACTGACCCTGCCTACACACGCCAAGGTGATTTCCAAATCGATAGCCAAGGTCGGCTTGCCACAACCTCCGGCTACCCAGTGCTTGGTCAGCAAGGAGAAATCACCGTCGGATCCGGGGCAATCGAGATCGACCAGCATGGTTTAATCAAAGTTGACGGTAGACCGATTGATACGTTACGCCTTGTCAAATTTGATTCAGACATCCAAATGAAGTCACTAGGGAATAATCTGCTGGTACCAATTAAGACAGCAGAACCTGTGGACGATAAAAACGTTACAATTCTTTCCGGATCACTTGAAGCAGCCAATGTCGTACCAATGCGGGAGATGGTGTCATTAATGGAGACCATGCGCCATTTCGAAGCTAGCCAACGCTTGGTTCAGGCTTATGATGAGGCGGTTGGAAAAAGCATTCAAAAACTAGGTGAATTCTAA
- a CDS encoding flagellar hook-basal body complex protein, whose protein sequence is MIEALYIGANGMGAQQTQIDAIANNLSNMNTPGFKKSRVNFQEVIAQGLDQTQQISNVPVNTHHGVSVAGIEMDFSPGTLKSTNDPFDLSIQGTGFIPVQLPDGTTAYSRGGSLKLDSNRVLTTQAGYPLQPMIQLPEDVEALRILADGRIEAAFKDNRPSVELGRLELVNFNRSGALKALGGGIYQANEKSGEAISGQPGTLGLGTLSQGALENANIDMISEMVSLMLAQRAYEMGSKLVQASDELMGMTNNLRR, encoded by the coding sequence ATGATTGAAGCTTTATATATTGGCGCCAATGGCATGGGTGCACAACAAACACAAATTGATGCCATAGCCAATAATTTATCGAACATGAATACCCCTGGTTTCAAGAAATCCAGGGTCAATTTTCAGGAAGTCATTGCACAAGGCCTGGACCAAACTCAACAGATTTCCAATGTGCCGGTCAATACTCACCACGGTGTCAGTGTTGCAGGGATTGAAATGGATTTTTCTCCCGGCACACTGAAAAGCACCAATGACCCATTTGATTTATCGATTCAGGGGACCGGCTTCATTCCCGTTCAGTTACCTGATGGCACCACCGCGTACAGCAGAGGTGGCAGCCTGAAGCTCGATTCAAATCGCGTGTTGACGACACAGGCAGGTTACCCACTGCAGCCAATGATCCAGTTGCCAGAAGACGTCGAAGCCCTTCGTATTCTGGCCGACGGCCGTATTGAAGCAGCATTCAAGGACAATCGGCCATCAGTGGAGTTAGGACGTCTTGAGCTGGTCAATTTCAACCGGTCCGGTGCGCTCAAAGCGCTGGGTGGTGGCATCTATCAAGCAAATGAGAAATCTGGTGAAGCAATCTCAGGTCAGCCAGGTACGCTGGGGCTAGGCACACTAAGCCAAGGCGCACTGGAAAACGCCAATATCGACATGATTTCGGAAATGGTCAGTTTGATGTTGGCCCAACGTGCCTATGAAATGGGCAGCAAGCTCGTTCAGGCATCCGATGAATTGATGGGCATGACCAATAATCTGCGTCGCTGA
- the flgA gene encoding flagellar basal body P-ring formation chaperone FlgA translates to MTFSLLPSMVQAAVSIQLKESVQLKKRTILLGDIASLNCNIESDCVKLRDIQVASLPRPGFKLKIGQQDINKLIRQYDRRIFSQLTWQGIADTIITPATQSLAMHDLIEQGKLLLTQQFPNDQPAISYVGSNEAILIPSGEITIKKARVAGVGLHSKMVTSFDIFVDDQYARTINLSFDISIPRTGWVSKQELSSNVSVSCSQFQQQTVDATTMPDMVTSCNDTIQLKQPLAAGQVLRESHRYIPPAVSQGSNVTLSIHAGNVMLESGAIALADGQVGQIIQVKPIHGTAPVAAKIVRPGMLTAIGTQWKN, encoded by the coding sequence GTGACCTTTAGCCTGCTACCCTCGATGGTACAGGCTGCTGTCAGCATTCAATTGAAGGAATCCGTACAACTCAAAAAACGTACGATCCTGCTTGGCGACATCGCATCACTCAATTGCAACATTGAATCAGATTGCGTCAAATTGCGTGATATACAGGTCGCATCACTCCCGCGGCCTGGATTCAAATTGAAAATTGGTCAACAGGATATCAATAAACTGATCCGCCAATATGATCGCCGCATTTTTTCGCAACTTACCTGGCAAGGTATTGCAGACACCATCATTACCCCGGCAACACAGTCTTTGGCTATGCATGATTTAATCGAGCAGGGAAAACTGTTGTTGACCCAACAATTTCCTAACGATCAGCCCGCAATCAGTTATGTCGGAAGCAATGAGGCGATTCTGATCCCCAGCGGAGAAATCACAATAAAAAAAGCCCGAGTTGCTGGCGTGGGGTTGCATAGCAAGATGGTCACCTCCTTCGATATCTTCGTGGATGACCAATATGCGCGAACCATCAACCTTAGCTTTGACATTTCGATCCCGCGTACAGGATGGGTCAGCAAGCAGGAACTGTCGTCGAATGTGTCTGTGTCGTGCAGTCAGTTTCAACAACAGACTGTTGATGCGACCACCATGCCCGATATGGTGACCTCGTGCAACGATACGATTCAGCTCAAACAGCCACTGGCTGCCGGGCAGGTACTTCGGGAAAGTCATCGTTATATTCCGCCCGCCGTCTCACAAGGCAGCAACGTGACGCTGAGTATTCACGCGGGCAATGTCATGCTTGAGTCAGGTGCCATTGCACTTGCCGATGGCCAGGTAGGTCAAATCATTCAAGTCAAACCCATCCATGGTACTGCACCCGTTGCAGCCAAAATTGTTCGACCGGGGATGCTGACTGCGATTGGAACACAATGGAAAAATTAG
- a CDS encoding flagellar basal body L-ring protein FlgH, whose product MEKLVLMTRIAAIGLWLTLSGGTHAESLYNEKTFQSLVADSRAHRVGDLLTVQITENATASSSTDFGSQRKNDVGLRADVDGTLKHGVGLQTDNGFDSKGRTQRSGRLLAQITVTVQEIRRNGDLVVSGKQLLDINDEKQEIQLTGVVRPRDIEDNNTIPSTRLGEANIRYAGEGELASRQRPSWWSRLLALIGW is encoded by the coding sequence ATGGAAAAATTAGTATTGATGACACGCATTGCCGCGATTGGGTTGTGGCTGACACTGAGCGGTGGCACCCATGCCGAGAGCTTATATAACGAAAAGACATTCCAGTCATTGGTTGCCGACTCAAGAGCCCACCGGGTGGGTGATTTACTGACAGTACAGATCACCGAGAATGCCACCGCCAGCAGTTCTACGGACTTTGGTTCCCAGCGCAAGAATGATGTCGGATTGCGAGCTGATGTGGACGGCACATTGAAGCATGGCGTTGGCTTGCAAACCGACAACGGATTTGATTCAAAAGGACGGACCCAGCGCTCGGGACGTCTGCTTGCCCAAATTACAGTCACCGTTCAGGAAATTCGTCGTAACGGTGATTTGGTTGTTTCCGGCAAGCAATTGCTCGATATCAATGACGAAAAACAAGAGATTCAATTGACCGGCGTTGTCAGACCCCGTGACATTGAAGACAACAATACAATTCCATCAACCCGACTGGGTGAGGCCAACATTCGTTATGCTGGCGAAGGTGAATTGGCCAGCAGACAGCGCCCCAGCTGGTGGAGTCGACTGCTTGCATTAATTGGATGGTAA
- a CDS encoding flagellar basal body P-ring protein FlgI — protein sequence MYKFLSSLFILLLAVDIASANTDGVRIKDLGRLTGWRENSLAGYGLVTGLAGTGDSTSNKATRQSIANVLSQFGVNLTPDEITSRNAAVVMVSASLTPFARPGDTLDITVTSLGDARSLVGGSLLVTPMKGANGKVYALAQGPVSVGGYKYDLNGNVMQKNHPTVGSVPGGATVEVGVASRLLDENHKMTFQLSEPDFTTASRIATAINGALGRNAAQPRDASAIEIQVPPEHRARVVDFVTKLEKLTVEPDSRAKVVINERTGTVVAGGDVRIAKVAITHGELKISIVTDNTVSQPIFVRQTGADVRTEVIANSRVDVSEKGETGFIGATNNTVADLVQALTRIKTNTRDIISILRAIKAAGALHAELVVQ from the coding sequence ATGTACAAGTTTTTAAGCAGCCTTTTCATATTGTTACTTGCAGTTGATATCGCCAGCGCGAATACAGACGGGGTCAGAATCAAGGATCTGGGTCGCCTGACGGGCTGGCGTGAAAACAGTCTGGCAGGGTATGGACTGGTAACGGGTCTCGCAGGTACCGGGGACTCCACCAGCAACAAAGCTACTCGCCAATCGATTGCAAACGTGCTGTCTCAGTTTGGTGTCAATCTGACCCCAGACGAAATCACCAGCCGTAATGCCGCTGTGGTGATGGTGAGCGCCAGTCTCACGCCGTTTGCGCGGCCGGGTGATACCTTGGATATCACAGTGACATCGCTGGGCGATGCACGCAGTCTGGTTGGTGGCAGTCTGCTGGTTACCCCAATGAAAGGGGCAAATGGCAAGGTATATGCATTGGCACAGGGCCCAGTTTCGGTCGGCGGCTACAAATACGACCTGAACGGTAATGTGATGCAAAAGAACCATCCAACGGTTGGCTCAGTCCCTGGTGGCGCAACTGTCGAAGTAGGGGTTGCCAGTCGATTGCTAGACGAAAACCATAAAATGACATTCCAGTTGTCCGAGCCGGACTTTACGACTGCCTCGCGTATTGCTACCGCCATCAATGGCGCATTGGGCAGAAATGCCGCACAGCCACGTGACGCATCAGCCATTGAAATCCAGGTTCCGCCAGAACATCGTGCCCGCGTCGTTGACTTTGTCACCAAACTGGAAAAGCTGACAGTAGAGCCGGACAGCCGTGCCAAGGTCGTCATCAATGAACGCACAGGAACTGTCGTAGCGGGAGGCGATGTACGCATCGCCAAAGTAGCCATCACGCACGGTGAGTTGAAGATTTCGATCGTGACGGACAACACCGTATCACAACCGATCTTTGTTCGTCAGACAGGTGCTGATGTCCGAACAGAAGTCATCGCCAATTCACGTGTTGATGTCAGCGAAAAAGGCGAAACCGGCTTTATTGGCGCAACCAACAACACGGTCGCGGATTTGGTTCAAGCACTGACCCGCATCAAAACCAACACGCGAGACATCATTTCCATTTTACGAGCGATCAAGGCCGCAGGTGCACTGCATGCCGAATTGGTCGTGCAATAA
- a CDS encoding flagellar basal body protein encodes MIEKTHPITVNLVSMALDAASMRHQAISMNIANATNPNYRPVRVSFEDQLTAAREALQAGQTVDSRNLFGVSPKMINDPTLTGGQASLDIQTAELAKNTLHYQALLKGLSKHLSIVSTVINEGKR; translated from the coding sequence ATGATCGAAAAAACCCATCCAATCACGGTCAATCTGGTGTCGATGGCACTGGATGCTGCAAGCATGCGGCACCAGGCAATCAGCATGAATATTGCCAATGCAACCAATCCGAACTATCGCCCTGTCCGTGTCAGCTTCGAAGACCAGCTCACCGCAGCCAGAGAAGCACTCCAGGCAGGTCAAACAGTCGACAGTCGTAATCTGTTCGGCGTTTCACCCAAAATGATCAACGACCCGACTTTGACAGGTGGCCAAGCGTCACTTGATATACAAACGGCAGAGTTGGCCAAGAACACGCTTCATTATCAGGCATTGCTCAAAGGCCTGTCCAAGCACCTCTCGATTGTGAGCACCGTCATTAATGAAGGGAAACGATAA
- the flgC gene encoding flagellar basal body rod protein FlgC, producing the protein MDYRNAFAISAAGMNLEKTRLDVTALNLANMHTTVGPDGKIFQPSRVIASTRTVSFGQQFGDMMTSANVTLPMAKVETMDVAPRVVHDPGHPDADNNGNVSLPGVNHLSEMINMMSALRAYEANVVAMNAAKVMAQRALDIGATS; encoded by the coding sequence ATGGATTATCGTAATGCGTTTGCAATCAGTGCTGCCGGAATGAATCTGGAGAAAACCAGATTGGATGTAACCGCGCTCAATCTGGCCAATATGCACACAACCGTCGGACCGGATGGGAAAATATTTCAACCATCACGCGTCATCGCGAGCACACGAACCGTCAGTTTTGGTCAGCAATTTGGCGACATGATGACCAGTGCCAACGTGACCCTGCCAATGGCAAAGGTTGAAACAATGGATGTGGCACCTCGTGTTGTCCATGATCCTGGCCATCCCGACGCCGATAACAATGGCAACGTCTCGTTGCCTGGTGTCAATCATCTCAGCGAAATGATCAATATGATGAGCGCACTACGTGCGTATGAAGCCAATGTGGTCGCCATGAATGCCGCCAAGGTCATGGCACAGCGCGCATTGGATATTGGAGCGACATCATGA
- the fliE gene encoding flagellar hook-basal body complex protein FliE → MSTAFIPPINPVQIEPATSVGTLVAIAAPQPQNFAAWFDGQVQQVSQQIAVADQGLQKLAMGDASNLHHVMLQLEEAKLSVQLFVQVRNRMLEAYQDVMRMQM, encoded by the coding sequence ATGAGCACCGCCTTTATTCCGCCCATCAACCCGGTACAGATCGAGCCAGCCACATCAGTTGGGACACTTGTAGCCATTGCAGCTCCCCAACCACAAAATTTTGCGGCCTGGTTTGATGGACAAGTCCAACAAGTCAGCCAGCAAATTGCCGTAGCCGATCAGGGGTTGCAGAAGCTGGCCATGGGTGATGCCAGCAATCTTCACCATGTCATGCTGCAACTTGAAGAAGCCAAGCTGTCCGTTCAACTGTTTGTCCAGGTACGCAACCGCATGTTGGAAGCCTATCAAGACGTAATGCGGATGCAGATGTGA
- the fliF gene encoding flagellar basal-body MS-ring/collar protein FliF has product MSTIQQFWQSLEQKGRVGLVIGLVAILAITAGIAYWAFRSDYRVLFSGLSPQDGAAMVAELDRMKVPYQLEQGGETILVAAETVHKTRLQLMGKDIPLHGSVGFELFNNNDFGMTEFAQKVNYQRALQGEITRTILAIEEIQAARVHLALPEQGLFKKNGSVPKASVTVTVKPGRQLEPEQVRGIQRLVSSSVNEIRPEDVTIIDQHGVALTKAKRPDSNENLSQDLVDQKKSLEDYLTRKLDSVLERTFGQGQAIASVDVMFTDKHVKQTTEDVLPAAGQTESRQGLIVRERQTRRSNKAADGDLASPMSDGADQRETEYQVGRRVEQTERAPGAVERISVAVVLRQTPGESQLERLQDVVSNAVGLNIDRGDTVAVYTASQLAVLPGHQVGQAEKSLLAQMPDTVEDRAPAPTKKSPLLSPWQWIAAGLLGGVVMLFILVKLFGQKRPADAQSNLTADEREAALKRIRSWMKDDGDQSSQGASL; this is encoded by the coding sequence GTGAGCACGATTCAACAGTTTTGGCAAAGCCTTGAGCAAAAAGGTCGCGTCGGATTAGTCATCGGCCTGGTGGCCATACTTGCGATCACAGCGGGTATTGCCTATTGGGCGTTTCGATCGGATTACCGTGTGCTGTTTTCCGGCCTGTCCCCGCAGGATGGCGCCGCCATGGTGGCCGAACTTGACCGGATGAAGGTCCCCTATCAGCTTGAACAAGGGGGTGAAACCATCCTGGTGGCTGCAGAGACAGTTCATAAAACCCGTCTGCAATTGATGGGCAAGGATATTCCCCTACACGGCTCGGTCGGTTTCGAGTTGTTCAACAACAATGATTTCGGCATGACCGAGTTTGCCCAGAAAGTCAATTATCAGCGCGCTTTGCAAGGTGAAATCACCCGTACCATTCTCGCCATTGAAGAAATCCAGGCGGCGCGCGTGCATTTGGCTTTGCCTGAGCAAGGGCTGTTCAAGAAGAACGGGTCCGTGCCCAAGGCGTCCGTAACGGTCACCGTCAAGCCTGGCCGTCAACTGGAGCCGGAGCAAGTACGTGGCATCCAGCGTTTGGTATCGTCTTCTGTGAATGAGATTCGCCCTGAAGATGTGACGATAATTGATCAACATGGTGTTGCATTGACCAAGGCCAAGCGCCCGGACAGCAATGAAAACCTGTCACAGGATCTGGTCGATCAAAAGAAGAGTCTGGAAGACTATCTAACCCGGAAGTTGGACAGCGTACTGGAACGTACCTTTGGACAGGGACAAGCCATCGCCAGCGTCGATGTCATGTTTACCGACAAGCATGTGAAACAGACAACCGAGGACGTATTGCCCGCTGCAGGGCAAACGGAATCCCGGCAAGGTCTGATTGTTCGCGAACGCCAAACCCGTCGTAGCAACAAGGCTGCTGATGGTGACCTCGCCTCACCGATGAGTGATGGGGCAGATCAACGAGAGACCGAATACCAGGTTGGCCGCCGAGTTGAACAGACCGAACGCGCGCCAGGTGCGGTGGAACGTATCAGCGTTGCCGTCGTGTTGCGTCAGACTCCGGGGGAATCACAACTAGAAAGGCTACAGGACGTCGTTTCCAACGCAGTCGGCCTGAATATCGATCGCGGTGACACTGTGGCGGTCTATACAGCCAGCCAGTTGGCAGTGTTACCAGGTCATCAGGTCGGCCAAGCCGAGAAGTCGCTGCTCGCACAGATGCCTGACACCGTCGAAGACAGGGCGCCAGCACCCACTAAAAAATCGCCGCTTCTCAGCCCATGGCAGTGGATTGCAGCAGGATTGCTGGGTGGCGTGGTCATGCTGTTCATCCTGGTCAAGTTATTTGGGCAAAAACGTCCCGCCGATGCCCAGTCCAACCTGACTGCAGATGAACGGGAAGCGGCCCTGAAGCGCATTCGAAGCTGGATGAAAGATGATGGGGACCAATCCAGCCAAGGGGCATCATTGTGA
- a CDS encoding FliH/SctL family protein codes for MAPIIRKPQVLTEKRVVGSRPATPAGTPAQVTVSKPVTGTMPSGTANPAKASIPEPRLDKAEFDRQVNLAKQEAIKAVQAEAEAIKSKAHEAGFAAGLKQATDQVAQGQAELSKQLEQLGQRLLAQCKQDQSTLETEAAAIAFEALCKLASHRLLQPDAINAMIREAMTHVNQRGILAVRLHSTDLAKLQEYDDQDAVSTLPMKWVTDDTLPRGGCVIETTLGELDARLDHQLEQLAMVLRACAKGDKS; via the coding sequence ATGGCTCCCATAATTCGTAAACCGCAAGTTCTGACAGAAAAACGCGTCGTAGGCTCTCGTCCCGCCACACCGGCCGGGACACCCGCACAGGTCACCGTCAGCAAACCTGTCACAGGTACCATGCCTTCAGGCACGGCCAATCCAGCCAAGGCATCAATCCCGGAACCTCGTCTAGACAAAGCTGAATTTGACCGACAGGTCAATTTAGCCAAACAGGAGGCAATCAAAGCGGTTCAAGCAGAAGCGGAAGCCATCAAATCCAAGGCACACGAAGCTGGCTTTGCTGCTGGCTTGAAACAGGCTACGGACCAAGTTGCCCAAGGACAGGCCGAACTGTCCAAGCAGTTGGAACAGCTCGGCCAACGTTTGCTGGCACAGTGCAAACAAGATCAGTCGACATTGGAGACCGAAGCCGCCGCCATCGCCTTTGAAGCACTCTGCAAACTGGCAAGTCATCGCCTGCTTCAACCCGACGCTATCAATGCCATGATCCGTGAGGCCATGACCCACGTCAATCAACGTGGCATTCTGGCGGTCAGGCTCCATAGTACAGATCTGGCAAAACTGCAGGAATATGACGATCAGGATGCAGTGAGCACTTTGCCGATGAAATGGGTTACCGATGACACCCTACCACGAGGTGGCTGCGTGATCGAAACGACACTGGGTGAACTGGATGCAAGGCTGGACCACCAGCTTGAACAGTTGGCCATGGTACTGCGTGCCTGCGCCAAAGGGGACAAGTCGTGA
- a CDS encoding FliI/YscN family ATPase: MISRFREAIAAAKLYRRIGTVANLSGLSIEARGPDAAIGEVCEIIPRHGDTLLRAEVIGLREDRVVLMPYGDTRGVGVGCEVYATGQLPDIGVGNTLLGRVIDAFGNPLDSLPAPALQQRRPLRSAALNPLQRPRINKVLETGVRAIDGLLTLGQGQRVGIFAGSGVGKSTLLGMIARHVIADVNVIALIGERGREVKEFIENHLGESGLKRSVVIAATADQPALARARAAYAATSIAEYFRDQGKQVLLTMDSVTRFAMAKREIGLAAGEPPTARGYTPSVFAELPELCERCGTAGSGGAITALYTVLVEGDDFNEPISDMLRATLDGHVVLSRKLAHTGHFPAIDVLQSASRLLTDLVAPEDVSVIRQAVAQLAVFERNREMIDIGAYRPGSNPEIDTAVKVLPALNTLLCQGSTEHVSRAMVIRQLHQIMAGGAH, from the coding sequence GTGATCTCACGATTTCGTGAAGCCATCGCGGCCGCCAAGCTCTATCGCCGCATCGGCACCGTTGCCAACCTTTCTGGCTTGAGCATTGAGGCCCGGGGCCCCGATGCAGCCATTGGTGAAGTGTGCGAAATCATCCCGCGGCACGGCGATACGTTGCTTCGCGCGGAAGTGATCGGCCTGCGCGAAGATCGTGTCGTGCTGATGCCTTACGGTGATACCCGTGGCGTAGGAGTGGGATGCGAGGTGTATGCCACAGGCCAGCTTCCCGACATTGGCGTCGGCAACACCCTGCTTGGCAGAGTCATTGATGCGTTTGGCAACCCACTTGATAGCCTTCCTGCCCCTGCGCTGCAACAGCGTAGACCGCTACGAAGCGCCGCGCTGAATCCGCTCCAACGGCCACGTATCAACAAGGTGCTCGAAACAGGTGTACGAGCGATTGATGGCCTGCTCACCCTTGGGCAAGGTCAGCGGGTTGGCATCTTTGCAGGCAGCGGTGTTGGCAAGAGCACCCTGCTAGGTATGATTGCCCGTCACGTGATAGCGGATGTCAACGTGATAGCCCTGATCGGCGAGCGCGGTCGCGAGGTCAAGGAATTCATCGAAAACCACCTGGGTGAATCAGGCCTGAAGCGATCTGTCGTCATTGCCGCGACGGCTGACCAACCTGCCCTCGCTCGTGCACGCGCAGCCTATGCAGCGACTTCAATTGCCGAATACTTCCGGGATCAGGGCAAACAGGTATTGTTGACCATGGACTCCGTCACGCGTTTCGCCATGGCAAAGCGTGAAATCGGCTTGGCAGCGGGTGAGCCGCCAACCGCACGGGGTTACACCCCTTCCGTGTTTGCCGAGCTTCCGGAACTATGTGAACGCTGTGGCACGGCCGGTTCAGGTGGAGCCATCACCGCGCTTTATACCGTGTTGGTCGAAGGGGATGATTTCAATGAACCCATCTCCGACATGTTACGAGCCACACTGGATGGCCATGTTGTGCTTTCTCGTAAGCTGGCACATACCGGTCATTTTCCAGCCATTGATGTTCTGCAAAGTGCAAGCCGTCTGCTGACCGATCTGGTCGCGCCTGAAGATGTCAGCGTTATCCGGCAAGCCGTCGCACAACTGGCCGTTTTCGAGCGCAATCGGGAAATGATCGACATTGGCGCGTATCGACCAGGTAGCAATCCGGAAATCGACACGGCGGTCAAAGTATTGCCTGCCCTGAATACGTTGCTCTGCCAAGGATCAACCGAACACGTTTCACGCGCTATGGTAATCAGGCAGTTACATCAAATCATGGCCGGAGGTGCACATTGA
- a CDS encoding flagellar hook capping FlgD N-terminal domain-containing protein: MAIDSISNAAANLQGAGLGLQDLLKILLTQLTYQDPLKPMDNQEFVAQIAQFSALESSRQVNEKVDQLLSIQSTSQTVGLLGKTIEAQTASGKVVGTVASLALTDGKPTMTLNANGQLYTGITFADLLSVR, encoded by the coding sequence ATGGCTATCGATTCCATTAGCAATGCGGCGGCCAACCTGCAAGGGGCCGGTTTAGGTTTGCAGGATCTGCTTAAGATTCTGCTGACGCAACTGACCTATCAGGACCCGCTTAAACCCATGGACAATCAGGAATTCGTTGCGCAAATCGCACAATTCTCTGCACTTGAATCCAGTCGTCAAGTCAATGAAAAGGTCGATCAACTCCTGAGCATCCAATCCACCAGTCAGACGGTGGGGTTGCTGGGCAAGACCATCGAGGCACAAACGGCATCCGGCAAAGTGGTGGGGACGGTTGCATCCCTGGCGCTGACTGACGGCAAACCCACCATGACATTGAACGCTAATGGACAGCTCTATACCGGCATCACCTTTGCCGATTTGCTGTCTGTTCGATAG
- a CDS encoding flagellar hook-basal body complex protein: MIDTIFIGMSGLSSYSRGLKVISNNVTNLNTPGFKSSQLQFADLFYQGSQQGLGEGRLGHGVGTFGTNLNFKTGDIRSTGNGLDLAVDGQGFFVLKDEKDKLTYTKAGQFDFNTDGVLVSRNGGEKVMALSEGGRLDEIRLDGKRTNPPKASTKVTLSGNLNPSSTAYTMENVGVFDSAGQQHQLKLAFTKGTSSSPLDPVTWTVVATEGATTVASGSFKMKDSKPMAGADTIDLTFTPAGAAATTAVLALGADVRGDALGTTSTLTVSQKDGYASGSMIKQTFDAEGRLVLSYSNGQTDKPFQLALAHVSDISELVQEGSNQFTVKNQNALSYHVAGNGKDRVIGGSVEVSNVDLSQEFSDLILNQRGYQASSQMVSTANEMIQQLFDMKGRR; encoded by the coding sequence ATGATTGATACGATTTTTATCGGGATGTCGGGTTTATCCAGCTATTCCCGTGGGCTGAAAGTCATCAGCAACAACGTAACCAACCTGAACACACCCGGCTTCAAGAGCTCGCAACTTCAATTTGCCGATCTGTTTTATCAAGGCAGCCAGCAAGGCCTTGGTGAAGGAAGATTGGGGCATGGGGTTGGGACATTCGGTACCAACCTGAACTTCAAGACCGGTGATATTCGAAGCACTGGCAACGGACTGGACTTGGCGGTTGATGGTCAGGGTTTTTTCGTGTTGAAGGATGAAAAAGATAAGCTGACCTACACCAAGGCAGGCCAATTCGACTTCAACACCGATGGCGTGCTTGTCAGCCGAAATGGTGGTGAAAAAGTCATGGCACTGTCGGAAGGCGGTCGTCTTGACGAAATCCGCCTGGATGGAAAACGTACCAATCCACCCAAGGCTTCAACCAAGGTTACCTTGTCAGGTAATCTGAACCCGTCATCCACCGCTTACACTATGGAAAATGTAGGGGTATTCGACTCTGCCGGTCAGCAACACCAATTGAAGCTGGCTTTTACCAAAGGCACCAGCAGCAGCCCATTGGACCCGGTCACCTGGACGGTGGTTGCGACAGAAGGCGCTACCACCGTTGCGAGCGGCAGTTTCAAGATGAAAGATTCCAAGCCCATGGCAGGTGCTGACACCATTGATTTGACGTTTACACCAGCTGGTGCCGCAGCCACAACGGCCGTCTTGGCGCTGGGAGCCGATGTCCGTGGTGACGCCTTGGGCACGACATCGACATTGACCGTGTCTCAGAAAGATGGCTATGCATCCGGTTCAATGATCAAACAGACATTCGATGCCGAGGGTCGACTGGTCTTGTCTTACTCCAACGGTCAAACAGATAAACCGTTCCAGCTCGCATTGGCACATGTCAGCGATATCAGCGAACTGGTTCAGGAAGGGTCCAACCAGTTTACTGTCAAGAATCAGAACGCACTCAGCTATCACGTTGCTGGTAATGGCAAGGATCGAGTCATCGGTGGATCGGTTGAAGTATCCAATGTCGACCTGTCCCAGGAATTCAGCGACCTGATCCTCAATCAACGTGGTTATCAGGCGTCATCGCAAATGGTAAGTACCGCCAACGAGATGATTCAGCAACTGTTTGACATGAAGGGTCGTCGCTAA